Proteins from a genomic interval of Hydrogenophaga sp. PAMC20947:
- a CDS encoding protein-L-isoaspartate O-methyltransferase has protein sequence MSSATANLAQARFNMIEQQIRPWEVLDAQVLELLNTVKREDFVPAAHKALAFADMELPLTQPAVDGQAMLAPRVEARLLQDLAIQPTDKVLEIGAGSGYMAALLASLAQRVVSLEIEEGIARLARTHLQQAGITNADVRVADAAANGFAACANEAPWNVILLSGSVAEVPAALLNLLAPGGRLAAIVGDEPMMRATFITRTGDASFSTTQPWDTVTPRLRNMPEPSRFRF, from the coding sequence ATGAGTTCCGCTACCGCCAACCTCGCCCAAGCCCGATTCAACATGATCGAACAGCAGATTCGCCCCTGGGAAGTGCTCGACGCCCAGGTGCTCGAATTGCTCAACACAGTCAAACGCGAAGACTTCGTGCCCGCGGCCCACAAAGCCTTGGCTTTCGCCGACATGGAGTTGCCGTTGACACAGCCTGCAGTGGACGGCCAAGCCATGCTCGCCCCCCGCGTTGAGGCCCGCCTGTTGCAAGACCTGGCCATCCAGCCCACCGACAAGGTGCTTGAAATCGGTGCCGGCAGCGGCTACATGGCGGCCTTGCTGGCCAGCCTGGCACAACGTGTGGTGTCTCTGGAGATCGAGGAAGGAATTGCCCGCCTGGCCCGAACCCACCTGCAACAAGCCGGCATCACCAACGCCGACGTGCGCGTGGCCGATGCCGCAGCAAACGGCTTTGCCGCCTGCGCCAACGAAGCCCCCTGGAATGTCATCCTGCTCAGCGGCTCAGTGGCCGAAGTGCCAGCGGCCCTGCTCAACCTGCTGGCGCCCGGTGGCCGACTTGCGGCCATCGTGGGTGACGAGCCCATGATGCGCGCGACTTTCATCACCCGCACGGGCGATGCCTCGTTCAGCACCACCCAGCCCTGGGACACCGTGACTCCCCGCCTGCGCAACATGCCAGAACCCTCGCGCTTCCGCTTTTGA
- a CDS encoding rhodanese-like domain-containing protein, with protein sequence MMSIHPGQLDQWLASAEQTAPGQSPVVLDVREPWELQTASVSAQGFELIPMPMRSVPARYLELDRDRPIACLCHHGARSAQVVHFLMQQGFTQTVNIHGGINAWSHERDPAVPVY encoded by the coding sequence ATGATGTCCATCCACCCCGGCCAGCTGGACCAATGGCTGGCTTCAGCAGAGCAAACTGCACCAGGGCAAAGCCCTGTGGTGCTGGACGTGCGCGAGCCCTGGGAGCTGCAAACCGCTTCCGTGTCGGCTCAGGGCTTTGAGCTGATCCCCATGCCCATGCGCAGCGTGCCTGCCCGCTACCTCGAGCTGGACCGCGACCGCCCGATTGCCTGCCTGTGCCACCACGGCGCCCGCAGTGCGCAGGTTGTGCATTTCCTGATGCAACAAGGATTCACCCAGACCGTGAACATCCACGGGGGTATCAACGCCTGGTCGCACGAACGCGACCCGGCGGTGCCGGTGTACTGA
- a CDS encoding TolC family outer membrane protein, with product MNANTATRSALRPRALPSLSLRPAVVAAAALLALGTLTSAQAQSLADLYTAARQNDTSIQASQAQFDAAQAKGEQAKAGMRPQAGLAAGANWANVDTSLSSSTTSANNQNIGIVASQPLYRPVNRLTEEQGQLGVDIARAQLDAAEQDLIVRSAQAYFDVVAARDTLSFVQTQKKAVAEQLASAKRNFEVGTTTITDTREAEARFDLVGAQEIAASNDLRIKKLALDQLVGKTNADPKPLASQLTLPDVQPDNAEEWVTRSLRQHPVVRQLDQKFGIAELEVMKAQAGHKPTVDLVGQYQITHAPSSYYPAIGAFRTNTASIGVQLNLPLFAGYAIQNRVKETLALVEQSRAERETALRSLVQGVRTAFYGVQSGQSQVKALEAAEASSQSALDANQLGYQVGVRINIDVLNAQSQLFQTKRDLAQARYNVLVGQLRLKQASGVLKPEDLQPINALLAP from the coding sequence ATGAACGCCAACACCGCAACCCGCTCCGCCCTGCGGCCACGTGCCCTCCCATCGTTGAGCCTCAGGCCAGCGGTTGTGGCTGCGGCTGCGCTGCTGGCGCTGGGTACCTTGACCTCGGCACAGGCACAAAGCCTGGCCGACCTGTACACGGCTGCGCGGCAGAACGACACCAGCATTCAGGCCTCTCAAGCCCAGTTCGACGCTGCGCAGGCCAAGGGTGAACAAGCCAAGGCCGGCATGCGCCCACAGGCGGGACTCGCCGCTGGCGCCAACTGGGCCAATGTGGACACCAGCCTGTCCTCCAGCACCACCTCCGCCAACAACCAAAATATCGGCATTGTGGCAAGCCAGCCTCTGTACCGCCCGGTCAACCGCCTCACCGAAGAACAAGGGCAACTGGGTGTCGACATTGCCCGCGCGCAGCTTGACGCGGCCGAACAAGACCTGATCGTTCGCAGCGCCCAAGCCTACTTTGATGTGGTGGCAGCGCGGGACACGCTGAGCTTTGTGCAAACCCAGAAAAAGGCCGTGGCCGAACAGCTGGCCTCGGCGAAACGCAACTTCGAGGTCGGCACGACCACCATCACCGACACCCGTGAAGCTGAGGCACGCTTTGATCTGGTGGGGGCCCAGGAAATCGCGGCCAGCAATGATTTGCGCATCAAGAAATTGGCGCTGGACCAGCTCGTGGGCAAAACCAATGCCGATCCCAAGCCTCTGGCCAGCCAACTCACATTGCCCGACGTGCAGCCCGACAACGCAGAGGAGTGGGTGACCCGCAGCTTGCGGCAGCATCCCGTGGTGCGCCAACTCGACCAAAAATTCGGCATCGCAGAGTTGGAAGTCATGAAGGCCCAGGCGGGCCACAAGCCCACGGTGGATCTGGTGGGCCAATACCAGATCACCCACGCGCCCAGCAGCTACTACCCTGCCATCGGCGCCTTCCGCACCAACACCGCCAGCATCGGGGTGCAGCTCAACCTGCCCTTGTTTGCCGGCTATGCGATCCAGAACCGGGTCAAGGAAACCCTGGCGCTGGTCGAACAGAGCCGGGCCGAGCGCGAAACCGCGCTGCGCAGTCTGGTGCAGGGCGTTCGCACAGCGTTTTATGGTGTGCAGTCGGGGCAAAGCCAGGTGAAGGCCCTGGAAGCCGCAGAAGCGTCGAGCCAGAGTGCCCTTGATGCCAACCAGCTGGGTTACCAAGTGGGGGTGCGCATCAACATCGATGTGCTCAATGCCCAAAGCCAGCTGTTCCAGACCAAGCGCGACCTCGCCCAGGCGCGTTACAACGTGCTGGTGGGCCAATTGCGCCTGAAACAGGCCAGCGGCGTGCTCAAACCCGAAGACCTGCAACCCATCAACGCCTTGCTCGCACCCTGA
- a CDS encoding glycosyltransferase, which produces MQEAVNVLCIKWGKKYGPDYVNKLHNMVGRHLHRPFRFVCLTDDSVGIDPAIEVKPIPMVGFDEFDQRKPWTFGHGWLKLTSFADPLYDLGGRTLFLDLDIVIVDSLDPFFERAGEFVVIKEWDKKDETGNTSCYVYTIGAHADALEHLKNDYPASVSAVRNEQEFITQFLARQGKLSYWPDAWCRSFKRHCLQRGIMGWFKPPTIPEGARIIAFHGKPNPPDAIAGVSGKWYRRVMPTQWVADHWR; this is translated from the coding sequence ATGCAAGAAGCGGTCAATGTGCTGTGCATCAAGTGGGGCAAGAAATACGGCCCCGACTACGTCAACAAACTGCACAACATGGTCGGGCGCCATTTGCACCGGCCGTTCCGTTTTGTCTGTCTGACCGACGACAGCGTCGGCATCGATCCGGCCATCGAAGTCAAGCCCATCCCCATGGTCGGCTTTGACGAATTCGACCAGCGCAAGCCTTGGACCTTCGGCCACGGCTGGCTCAAGCTCACCAGCTTTGCAGACCCGCTCTACGATCTGGGCGGACGCACCCTCTTTCTCGATCTGGACATCGTGATCGTCGACAGCCTGGATCCGTTCTTCGAGCGGGCCGGTGAGTTTGTGGTGATCAAAGAGTGGGACAAAAAGGATGAGACGGGCAATACCTCGTGCTACGTCTACACGATTGGCGCCCATGCCGACGCGCTCGAGCACCTGAAAAACGACTACCCCGCATCCGTCAGCGCGGTGCGCAACGAGCAGGAATTCATCACCCAGTTCCTGGCGCGCCAAGGCAAGCTCAGTTACTGGCCCGATGCCTGGTGCCGCAGCTTCAAGCGGCACTGCTTGCAGCGCGGCATCATGGGCTGGTTTAAACCTCCCACCATCCCCGAAGGCGCTCGCATCATCGCTTTCCATGGCAAGCCCAATCCGCCAGACGCCATTGCCGGCGTGAGCGGCAAGTGGTACCGGCGCGTCATGCCCACCCAGTGGGTCGCTGACCATTGGCGCTGA
- a CDS encoding 3-deoxy-D-manno-octulosonic acid kinase has product MQHPLGWTHRGYRILLRCLSRPALAWLWWRGRKDPGYRVGLSQRLGHIEPNPSSQHGILIHAASVGEVQAAEALIRALQTDWPDQTITVTTQTPTGARKLRALFGESLQHFFFPVDTPGATARFLNRLQPSLVVLIEREIWPEWMRQCRERAIPVALVNARLSESSAAGYRRWSGLMQPVWSGLALAAAADDATAQRLQALGVPAGRLLVSGNLKFDQPLPDPTTRGAPKAQPHRTTVVAGSTHEGEDSALLDAWPAFLRRHPDALLVLVPRHPERFESVAHQIEAHGFAMARRSRGEQPDSSTSIWLGDTMGELAGWYGMAHLCFIGGTLVPVGGHNPLEAMALGKPVLFGPHTHNNEAVYGAAEQLGVGLRVASAGELFLAASHWLAEPHRLQQLGQEAQAFVQGQSGSSQTTVRALQALWHPLQPSMLTPVVEIRNGSTTVWQDPQWLSSGDDNHFEPPVTGATALATGSGRGQAQRLQLQGRDVVLRHYRRGGLIARFNPDRYRLTAARTSRAMQEFGLLRSMRAQGLPVPAPVSARQVVRGGHYTADIIVAMIPGTRNVVQRLVSGALTAEEWRAIGQAIRQLHDAQIYHSDLNAHNLLLDDAGKAWIVDFDKCRPRGGEDWKALNLQRLLRSLRKELLRHPKFRWDPSEFSEVLKGYRSTQIKP; this is encoded by the coding sequence ATGCAACACCCCCTTGGCTGGACGCACCGTGGCTACCGAATACTGCTGCGGTGCCTGAGTCGACCAGCACTGGCCTGGCTCTGGTGGCGAGGCCGCAAAGACCCCGGCTACCGCGTGGGCCTGTCACAACGCCTGGGCCACATTGAGCCCAACCCTTCTTCCCAGCACGGCATTCTGATCCACGCCGCCTCTGTGGGAGAGGTCCAGGCTGCGGAAGCGCTCATCCGCGCATTGCAAACCGACTGGCCTGATCAAACGATCACCGTCACCACCCAGACGCCAACCGGCGCGCGCAAGCTCCGCGCGCTGTTTGGTGAATCGCTGCAGCACTTCTTCTTTCCGGTGGACACACCAGGCGCCACGGCGCGTTTCCTGAACCGCCTGCAGCCAAGCCTTGTGGTGCTGATCGAACGGGAGATCTGGCCCGAATGGATGCGGCAATGCCGGGAACGGGCCATTCCGGTGGCCCTGGTGAATGCGCGCCTGTCCGAGTCTTCTGCGGCCGGCTACCGCCGGTGGAGCGGTCTGATGCAACCCGTGTGGTCAGGCCTTGCCTTGGCCGCCGCTGCAGACGATGCCACTGCACAACGCCTGCAGGCCCTGGGCGTGCCGGCGGGTCGGCTGCTGGTCTCAGGCAACCTGAAATTCGATCAGCCCCTGCCCGACCCAACCACCCGGGGAGCCCCAAAGGCACAACCGCACCGCACCACTGTGGTGGCCGGCAGCACCCACGAGGGTGAAGACTCTGCGCTGCTCGACGCCTGGCCTGCCTTTTTGCGCCGGCATCCGGATGCGCTGCTGGTCCTGGTGCCACGCCACCCTGAGCGCTTTGAGTCCGTTGCCCACCAGATTGAGGCGCATGGCTTTGCCATGGCCAGACGCAGCCGGGGCGAGCAACCCGACAGCAGCACCAGCATCTGGCTGGGCGACACCATGGGCGAACTCGCAGGCTGGTATGGCATGGCCCACCTCTGCTTCATCGGCGGTACCCTGGTGCCGGTGGGCGGACACAACCCACTCGAAGCCATGGCGCTGGGCAAACCCGTGCTGTTTGGCCCCCACACCCACAACAACGAAGCGGTTTACGGCGCGGCCGAGCAGCTCGGCGTCGGGCTGCGCGTGGCATCTGCCGGCGAGCTGTTTCTAGCCGCCAGCCATTGGCTCGCAGAGCCCCATCGCCTGCAGCAGCTGGGCCAAGAAGCCCAAGCGTTTGTTCAGGGGCAGAGCGGCAGCAGCCAGACCACCGTGCGTGCCCTGCAAGCACTCTGGCACCCCTTGCAACCATCGATGCTGACCCCTGTCGTCGAAATCCGCAACGGGTCCACCACCGTCTGGCAAGACCCGCAATGGTTGTCGTCAGGCGACGACAACCATTTTGAGCCGCCGGTCACAGGGGCCACCGCGCTTGCCACCGGCAGCGGACGGGGACAAGCACAGCGCCTGCAGCTGCAAGGGCGCGACGTCGTGCTGAGGCATTACCGGCGCGGCGGCTTGATCGCCCGCTTCAACCCGGACCGCTACCGGCTGACCGCGGCACGAACCAGCCGCGCGATGCAGGAATTCGGCTTGCTGCGCTCCATGCGTGCGCAAGGGCTGCCGGTTCCCGCTCCGGTGTCCGCACGCCAGGTCGTTCGAGGCGGCCACTACACGGCCGACATCATCGTCGCCATGATCCCGGGGACCCGCAATGTGGTGCAGCGGCTGGTCAGCGGCGCGCTGACCGCTGAGGAATGGAGAGCCATTGGCCAGGCCATTCGCCAGCTGCACGACGCACAGATCTATCACTCCGACCTCAACGCCCACAACCTCCTGCTGGACGATGCAGGCAAGGCGTGGATCGTGGATTTCGACAAATGTAGGCCCCGTGGCGGCGAGGACTGGAAAGCGCTCAACCTTCAGCGCTTGCTGCGGTCGCTTCGCAAAGAGCTGTTGCGACATCCCAAGTTTCGGTGGGATCCTTCAGAATTCTCTGAGGTTCTGAAAGGGTACCGGTCCACCCAGATCAAGCCCTGA
- a CDS encoding glycosyltransferase family 2 protein: protein MKVSVIFSTYNSPKWLEKVLWGFLNQTVSNFEIVIADDGSSHETLDLIERVRASSSILIRHVWQEDDGFQKCRILNKAILASSGDYLIFTDGDCIPRADFIEQHLRHANIHSFLSGGYFKLPMGVSEAITEEDVQSQRVFDSAWLEERGVPKSHKNWKLMAQGFWANLLNLISPAKPTWNGHNASCHKAHVLAINGFDERMQYGGEDCEFGDRLCNFGIQPKRIRYSAVCVHLDHARGYVTPAMLQKNQLIRLQTQSEKRVRSPLGLDQYL, encoded by the coding sequence ATGAAAGTTTCCGTCATTTTTTCTACCTACAACTCACCCAAATGGTTGGAGAAAGTTTTGTGGGGATTTCTAAATCAAACGGTCTCAAATTTTGAAATAGTCATTGCTGATGATGGATCCAGTCATGAGACCCTTGACCTGATTGAACGTGTGAGAGCCAGTTCTTCCATTCTGATTCGTCACGTTTGGCAGGAAGATGATGGATTTCAGAAATGCAGAATCCTCAATAAGGCAATTTTGGCTTCCTCGGGCGATTATCTGATATTTACAGATGGCGATTGCATTCCCCGTGCAGATTTTATTGAGCAACATTTGCGCCACGCAAACATTCACTCCTTTTTGTCGGGTGGGTATTTCAAGCTGCCGATGGGCGTCAGTGAGGCGATTACCGAGGAAGACGTTCAGTCGCAGCGCGTTTTTGACTCGGCATGGCTAGAGGAGCGCGGGGTGCCAAAATCCCACAAAAACTGGAAACTCATGGCGCAAGGGTTCTGGGCCAATCTCCTGAATTTGATCAGCCCGGCAAAACCGACGTGGAATGGTCACAACGCCTCATGCCACAAGGCGCATGTGCTTGCCATCAATGGATTTGATGAGCGTATGCAATATGGTGGTGAGGATTGCGAGTTCGGAGATCGGCTGTGCAACTTTGGTATCCAGCCAAAGCGCATTCGATACTCGGCAGTATGCGTCCACCTCGATCATGCCAGGGGGTATGTGACGCCGGCCATGTTGCAAAAGAACCAATTGATCCGCCTTCAGACACAGAGCGAAAAGCGGGTTCGTTCGCCGCTTGGCCTGGATCAGTACCTGTGA
- a CDS encoding O-antigen ligase family protein yields MNIRYLRDAHRMGVRCCDLILLWSRPVVREQVDSAALGTAPRWIWALFLALVAFAPGSTKVAGSIWIFTVSFAVWCLFFVPKASALRTDEAALLSLSKLWLRFCIVAMAFKAVGMTYWGDPWWTRHFDFRILLAAAAMPTLLARFRISAEQKSQLISALVIASGVALIVAYRLAYHDVETPSNRINWSGGLVMLTCAILPMLKDDLLAGRQKWAVGVGAVAYVLAVLLIGARGAYLALPWVFFGGVVLLGGSMWRSIGATRSRRYAALVLVGMLAIVPIFLPKVLEVPVERVTQGVSELQAMVSREAVDSSAIDTSVGTRLYMWQRSKNMIAESPWIGFGREQRIAFIQTWGAEANAHIVLDQTHLHSEYVNGMIDHGIFGLLSTLSYMVGAVVLAWKLRRLFPLAAFSVGGIAYTHIVMSFTDTNSQTNNYSVMLTVSLLIVFLLSLSDPARRMESQNERLVPSAK; encoded by the coding sequence TTGAATATTCGTTACCTTCGCGATGCCCACCGAATGGGTGTGCGGTGCTGCGATTTGATTTTGCTGTGGAGCCGTCCTGTGGTGCGTGAGCAAGTCGATTCCGCGGCGCTTGGCACCGCGCCGCGGTGGATCTGGGCGTTATTTCTGGCGCTTGTGGCTTTTGCACCGGGATCAACCAAGGTGGCAGGATCCATTTGGATTTTCACGGTGAGCTTCGCCGTGTGGTGTCTGTTTTTTGTTCCAAAAGCAAGCGCCCTGAGGACGGATGAGGCTGCGTTGCTTTCCTTGTCCAAACTGTGGCTGCGTTTTTGTATTGTCGCAATGGCATTCAAAGCTGTTGGAATGACGTATTGGGGAGATCCGTGGTGGACCCGGCATTTCGATTTTCGGATACTGCTCGCCGCGGCTGCCATGCCAACTTTACTGGCCCGCTTTCGAATCTCCGCAGAGCAAAAATCACAATTAATTTCTGCCCTTGTAATTGCCAGCGGCGTGGCTTTGATCGTGGCCTACAGACTTGCTTATCATGATGTTGAGACGCCCTCCAACCGCATCAACTGGTCGGGTGGTTTGGTGATGCTGACATGCGCAATATTGCCCATGCTCAAAGACGATTTGCTTGCTGGGCGGCAAAAATGGGCGGTCGGCGTTGGCGCAGTGGCTTACGTGTTGGCAGTTCTGCTGATTGGTGCTCGTGGGGCTTATCTGGCCTTGCCATGGGTGTTTTTTGGTGGGGTAGTCTTGCTGGGTGGCAGTATGTGGCGTTCAATCGGTGCCACCCGATCGCGCAGATACGCTGCACTGGTTCTGGTTGGCATGTTGGCAATCGTTCCTATCTTTCTGCCCAAGGTGCTTGAGGTGCCTGTCGAACGGGTGACGCAGGGCGTTTCTGAACTGCAGGCGATGGTCTCTCGTGAAGCCGTTGACTCCAGCGCCATCGACACTTCTGTTGGTACCCGTCTTTACATGTGGCAACGCAGCAAGAACATGATCGCCGAGAGCCCTTGGATCGGATTTGGCCGAGAGCAGCGGATAGCCTTCATTCAAACTTGGGGGGCAGAGGCCAATGCTCACATTGTTCTCGATCAAACCCATTTGCATAGCGAATATGTCAATGGGATGATCGATCACGGAATTTTTGGATTGTTGAGTACACTCAGCTATATGGTCGGTGCTGTCGTGCTCGCATGGAAGCTGCGGCGATTGTTTCCACTGGCGGCTTTTTCAGTGGGTGGTATTGCTTACACCCATATCGTCATGAGCTTCACTGATACCAACTCGCAGACCAACAATTACAGTGTGATGTTGACGGTTTCGTTGCTGATCGTTTTCCTCCTGAGTCTGAGCGACCCCGCGCGGAGGATGGAATCGCAGAACGAGCGCTTGGTACCCTCTGCCAAATGA
- a CDS encoding phosphomannomutase/phosphoglucomutase, which translates to MRLAASIFKAYDIRGIVPDTLDEGVAEALGQAFGHRALALGERSVAVGRDGRLSGPTLAAALIRGLVTAGVEVIDIGLSTTPMLYFAAHTLCTSGIQVTGSHNPKDYNGFKMVLAGRAIYGDDIQALRHTMEAETAPFADGGTVRHVDVLPAYRERIVGDIRLSRPMKIVVDSGNGVAGASAPAIFRALGCEVIELFSEVDGNFPNHHPDPSKPENLADVIRTLRETDAELGLAFDGDGDRLGIVTKQGNNIYPDRQMILFARDVLSRVPGGDIVFDVKCSQRLAPAIEAAGGVAHIYKTGHSLIKARMKELDSPLGGEMSGHIFFKERWFGFDDGTYAGARMLEILSRSVDASAVLDALPTSYSTPELNVACAEGEPHALVKTIVDRACFEAPASVSTIDGLRVDWPDGFGLIRASNTTPVLVLRFEGQTPEALTRIEKTMLALLKQCKPDAVLAAGVH; encoded by the coding sequence ATGCGACTCGCGGCTTCCATCTTCAAGGCATACGACATCAGGGGCATTGTTCCCGACACCCTGGACGAAGGGGTTGCAGAGGCGCTGGGCCAGGCCTTTGGGCACAGGGCGTTGGCACTGGGCGAACGCTCGGTGGCGGTGGGCCGCGATGGCCGCCTCAGCGGCCCAACGCTGGCGGCCGCCCTGATCCGCGGCCTGGTGACGGCGGGGGTTGAAGTGATCGATATCGGCTTGTCAACCACCCCCATGTTGTACTTTGCTGCGCACACACTGTGCACCAGCGGCATCCAGGTCACAGGCAGCCACAATCCCAAAGATTACAACGGTTTCAAGATGGTGCTTGCGGGGCGGGCCATCTACGGTGACGATATCCAGGCGCTGCGACACACCATGGAAGCGGAAACGGCACCGTTCGCCGACGGTGGCACCGTGCGCCATGTGGATGTACTCCCAGCCTACCGTGAGCGCATCGTGGGCGATATTCGCCTGAGCCGCCCGATGAAGATCGTCGTCGACTCCGGCAATGGTGTGGCTGGTGCCTCGGCTCCCGCCATCTTTCGGGCCCTGGGTTGCGAGGTGATTGAGCTCTTCAGCGAGGTGGACGGCAATTTCCCCAACCACCATCCCGACCCCAGTAAACCTGAAAATCTGGCCGATGTGATTCGGACCCTGCGGGAAACCGACGCCGAGCTGGGTTTGGCATTTGACGGCGACGGCGATCGCCTGGGGATCGTGACCAAACAGGGCAACAACATCTACCCTGACCGGCAGATGATCCTCTTTGCCCGGGATGTGCTCAGCCGTGTGCCTGGAGGCGATATCGTCTTCGACGTCAAGTGCTCACAACGCCTGGCGCCGGCCATCGAGGCGGCCGGGGGTGTCGCGCACATCTACAAGACCGGTCACTCCCTGATCAAGGCCCGCATGAAAGAGCTCGACAGCCCGCTGGGGGGCGAGATGAGCGGCCATATCTTCTTCAAAGAGCGCTGGTTTGGCTTTGACGACGGGACCTACGCAGGGGCCCGGATGCTGGAAATCCTGAGCCGCAGCGTGGACGCCAGTGCCGTTCTGGACGCTTTGCCCACCAGCTACAGCACACCTGAGCTCAACGTGGCCTGCGCAGAAGGTGAGCCTCATGCATTGGTCAAGACCATTGTTGACCGGGCCTGTTTCGAAGCCCCTGCGAGCGTGTCCACGATCGACGGCCTTCGCGTAGACTGGCCCGATGGCTTTGGACTCATCCGTGCGTCCAACACCACACCCGTTCTGGTGCTGCGCTTTGAAGGCCAAACGCCAGAAGCGCTGACTCGCATTGAAAAGACTATGTTGGCGCTGCTCAAACAATGCAAGCCTGACGCAGTGCTCGCTGCTGGCGTGCACTGA
- a CDS encoding AlkA N-terminal domain-containing protein, with the protein MPRSEPTIDADACYRALCSHDARFDGQFFTAVTSTGIYCRPVCRVRTPRRENCLFFRHAAQAELAGFRPCLRCRPELAPLDRHWSTEDASHILVQQATRWLDNPQEWFNHDANGPTASRLAAYLGVSDRHLRRVFDAHLGLSPLQYLLTRKLLAAKQLLADTRLPIAEVALASGFGSQRRFNAAFVEHYGLNPGQLRRQPEALQKKRATASRAISLAWRPPLDAAALLAFFAQRQISGVEWVDAGPALTLRRTLQLQSHGRLWNGWLSIALDTDAHRAQLHVSESLMGVLPSVIWRVRALLDLDADPGAINGALHAHFPQGDGLRVPGAIDGFELAVRAILGQQITVAAARTLAQRLTERLGEAINTPWPELNRLFPTPDIMALTPPNVLGELGIVRQRQVAIQALAQAVLDGVVDLTPHAEPQAAIAALQAIPGIGPWTAQYIAMRALRWPDAWLVGDVALTKALGLPDHRGREAQREAEQRSQSWRPWRSYAVIRAWDQRSPLPAKLAHPMENLT; encoded by the coding sequence ATGCCCCGCTCAGAACCCACCATTGACGCCGACGCCTGCTACCGCGCTCTGTGCTCGCACGACGCCCGTTTTGACGGCCAGTTCTTCACCGCCGTCACGTCCACGGGCATTTATTGCCGCCCCGTGTGCCGGGTTCGCACACCACGCCGTGAAAATTGCCTGTTTTTCAGGCACGCGGCACAGGCCGAGCTGGCGGGCTTCCGCCCTTGCTTGCGGTGCCGTCCCGAGCTGGCACCGCTGGACCGGCATTGGTCTACCGAGGATGCGAGCCACATCCTGGTTCAACAAGCCACCCGCTGGCTGGACAATCCTCAGGAGTGGTTCAACCACGACGCCAACGGGCCCACGGCGTCCCGACTTGCGGCCTATCTGGGGGTCAGCGACCGGCACCTGCGCCGGGTTTTTGACGCTCATCTCGGTTTGTCGCCCCTACAATACCTGCTCACCCGCAAGCTGCTCGCCGCCAAACAGCTGCTGGCAGACACGCGGCTGCCCATTGCCGAGGTGGCGTTGGCCAGTGGTTTTGGCAGCCAGCGCCGCTTCAATGCAGCTTTTGTTGAACATTACGGCCTCAATCCCGGGCAGTTGCGCCGGCAACCCGAAGCCTTACAAAAGAAACGTGCCACGGCATCCAGGGCCATTTCTTTGGCCTGGCGCCCTCCACTAGACGCAGCAGCCTTGCTGGCCTTTTTTGCTCAACGGCAGATCAGCGGGGTCGAATGGGTGGACGCCGGCCCCGCCCTGACCTTGCGACGCACGCTGCAACTGCAGTCCCACGGCAGGTTGTGGAACGGCTGGCTGTCGATCGCCCTGGACACCGACGCGCACCGGGCCCAGCTGCATGTCAGCGAAAGCTTGATGGGCGTGCTCCCCTCGGTGATCTGGCGCGTGCGGGCCTTGCTCGACCTCGATGCCGACCCGGGCGCGATCAATGGCGCCTTGCATGCCCATTTCCCCCAAGGTGACGGCCTGCGTGTGCCTGGAGCCATCGATGGTTTCGAGCTAGCGGTGCGCGCCATTCTGGGGCAACAGATCACGGTCGCAGCTGCACGCACCCTGGCGCAAAGGCTCACCGAGCGCCTGGGCGAAGCAATCAACACCCCTTGGCCCGAGCTCAACCGTTTGTTCCCGACACCCGACATCATGGCCCTCACTCCCCCCAACGTGCTGGGCGAACTCGGTATCGTGCGCCAACGCCAGGTGGCCATCCAGGCCTTGGCACAGGCGGTGCTGGATGGTGTTGTCGACCTCACCCCTCACGCCGAACCCCAAGCGGCCATCGCAGCGCTCCAGGCCATACCCGGCATTGGGCCCTGGACGGCACAGTACATCGCCATGCGCGCCTTGCGCTGGCCAGACGCCTGGCTGGTGGGCGACGTGGCGTTGACCAAAGCACTGGGTCTGCCCGATCACCGTGGGCGGGAAGCCCAGCGCGAAGCCGAACAGCGCTCACAGAGCTGGCGCCCCTGGCGCAGCTACGCCGTCATCAGGGCCTGGGACCAACGATCCCCGCTCCCCGCCAAACTCGCCCACCCCATGGAGAACCTCACATGA